A single genomic interval of Neisseria leonii harbors:
- the aroG gene encoding 3-deoxy-7-phosphoheptulonate synthase AroG, giving the protein MNRLQKTDDVRINAIDELLPPLAHLYELPITDQAAELVVKTRREIADLVSGKDNRLLVIIGPCSIHDPQAAVEYAQRLLPLREKYRDRLLIVMRVYFEKPRTTVGWKGLINDPHIDGSYDINFGLRQARRLLLALNNLGMPASTEFLDMITPQYYADLIAWGAIGARTTESQVHRELASGLSCPVGFKNGTDGNLKIAIDAIGAASHPHHFLSVTKAGHSAIVHTAGNPDCHVILRGGKEPNYDSASVKAAAEQLSKAGVTPKLMVDFSHANSRKDYKRQMEVAADIAGQIRNGEQNIMGVMIESHLVEGRQDRPEIYGQSITDACIGWDDTEAVLALLADAKQAV; this is encoded by the coding sequence ATGAACCGCCTGCAAAAAACCGATGATGTGCGCATCAATGCCATTGACGAACTCCTGCCGCCGCTGGCGCACCTTTATGAACTGCCGATTACCGATCAGGCAGCCGAACTGGTTGTCAAAACCCGTCGGGAAATTGCCGATTTAGTGAGCGGGAAAGACAATCGTTTATTGGTCATCATCGGCCCCTGCTCCATTCACGACCCCCAAGCCGCCGTCGAATACGCCCAACGCCTGCTGCCCCTGCGCGAAAAATACCGAGACCGCCTGCTCATCGTCATGCGTGTTTATTTTGAAAAACCGCGCACCACTGTGGGCTGGAAAGGGCTCATCAATGATCCGCACATCGACGGCTCATACGACATCAATTTCGGCCTGCGCCAGGCACGCCGGCTTTTGTTGGCACTGAATAATCTGGGAATGCCTGCTTCTACCGAATTTCTCGATATGATTACGCCCCAGTACTATGCCGACCTGATTGCCTGGGGCGCAATCGGCGCGCGCACCACGGAAAGCCAGGTACACCGTGAACTGGCCAGCGGCCTGTCCTGCCCCGTCGGATTCAAAAACGGAACTGACGGCAATTTGAAAATCGCCATTGATGCCATTGGTGCCGCATCACACCCGCACCACTTTTTATCCGTTACCAAAGCCGGCCATTCCGCCATCGTCCATACCGCAGGCAACCCCGATTGCCACGTTATCCTGCGTGGCGGCAAAGAGCCGAATTACGACAGCGCAAGCGTCAAAGCCGCTGCCGAACAACTAAGCAAGGCCGGTGTCACCCCCAAATTAATGGTCGATTTCAGCCATGCCAACAGCCGCAAAGACTATAAACGCCAGATGGAAGTTGCTGCAGATATTGCCGGACAAATCCGTAACGGCGAGCAAAATATCATGGGTGTCATGATCGAAAGCCATCTGGTCGAAGGCCGCCAAGACAGACCCGAAATTTACGGCCAAAGCATAACCGATGCCTGCATCGGCTGGGACGACACCGAAGCCGTTTTGGCTCTATTGGCCGATGCCAAGCAGGCCGTCTGA